A region of the Curvibacter sp. AEP1-3 genome:
CGATGCCAACCGCTCACTGGCCCTCAAGCATCTGGAAGCATTGTTGCGGCTGGAAGGAGTGGACGTCCTTTCCGTACAAAAGGGCGATGCCCTCGCGCAAATCGACAAGCTATCCGATGGGTGCAGGCTGCTGAACCTCAGCCCTGAGATTCAGAACTTTGAAGACACCGCAGCCATCCTCAGCGAAGTGGATGAACTGGTCACCGTGGACACCTCGGTAGCCCACCTTGCAGGCGGCTTAGGCCGCCAAGTGCGGGTACTTTTGCCACTTATTCCGGATTGGCGGTGGTTGCTCTCTAGGGCAGACTCACCGTGGTATCCCACTGCGCGCCTGTACCGCCAATCTGCCCGGGGAGCATGGGCAGAGCCGGTCGCGGCGCTGGTGGCCGATGTTGCCAAAGCTGCCCGGGCCCGCAAGCCCCGAACACCATGAACTACGTCAAACGCCCGTCGCCCTTTGTGATCCTGTCCACCAGCCAGGGCACGCTGATCACCAACAAAAACGACTACCGCATGATCGACGCCACGCGCGGCTACGGTGTGGGCTGGCAGCTCTTCAACCAAGGGTGCTTTGACCCGGACGAAGTAGGCGCTGCCATCAAGTTACTCAACATCCGGCACAAACATTTCGGCGATGGCGTCGTGGGCTTGGACTGCGGCGCCAACCTCGGGGTCCATACCGTGGAGTGGGCGAAAGCTCTCTATGGGCGTGGCAGCGTGATTGCCATTGAGGCGCAGGAGCGCATCTATTACGCACTGGCCGGCAACATCGCCATCAACAACTGTTTCAACGCCAAAGCCATTCATGGCGCGATCGGGGCCGAAGAAGGCGTTTTGGACATCCCGGTGCCCGACTACCTGCAGCCTGCAAGCTTCGGCAGTCTGGAGCTGCGCCAAACGGCCAAGAGCGAGTTCATCGGCCAAGCTATCAATGCGGAGCGCAACCAGCGGGTGCGCATGCTGACCATTGACTCGCTGGATTTGAAACGCCTTGACTTCATCAAAATTGATGTGGAAGGCATGGAGCTGGAAGCGCTGGCCGGAGGGCGCAACACCATCATGAGACACAAGCCCGTAATGCTGATCGAGTCCATCAAGACCGACAAAGTGGCTCTGTTGAAATTTCTGGAAGAGCACGGCTACCAGACCTTCCCCATGGGTATCAACGTGTTGGCGGTACACAGCACGGACCCTACCCGCGAACAAATCTCCATCCAGAACTAAGCTCCGCCCATGGCCTACCTGTCGTTCACCCGGAACTTTGAAGATGTCATGATCAACCGGGCCTTGGCTGCGGTAGACAAGGGCTTTTATGTGGACGTGGGCGGCTACATGCCCATCTCAGACAGCAACACCTGCGCGCTTTACCAGCGTGGCTGGCGTGGCATTGTGGTCGAACCCCAAGCGCGGCTGCACCCGCAATGGGCCAAACATCGCCCGGAAGACATCCTCGTGGGCGCCGCCGTCGGTGAATCCGATGGTGAAGTGACCTTCAACGAATTCCCCTGGAACGACCAGGCCGCCACCATCGCGCCCGACATCGTAGCCATGCACCAGCGCGAGGGGCGCGAAGTCAAGAGCTACACGGTGCCCCTGGTGACCCTGAATAGCCTGCTGGAGAAATACCGCCCCCAAGGCGAGGTGCATCTGCTGAGCATTGACGTGGAGGGCGCAGAGAAGTCAGCACTCAACGGACTGGATCGAAGCCGCTTCCGCCCTTGGCTGATCGTGCTGGAGAGCGTGCTGCCCAACCGGCCCCAGGCCAACTATGGCGAGTGGGAGCACCTGCTGCTGAACACCGGGTATGTGTTTGTGTACTTCGATGCGGTGAACCGGTTTTATCTGGCCAAAGAACATCTGGACCTGCAAGCCCATTTCAGCTACCCGCCCTGCGTATGGGACAACTTTGTAGACCACCGCCTGAACCATGCCCAGCAGGTTGCGGCCCAAGCTCAAGCCGAGTTGGCCCAGCTCAAAGCGCGCTTGCGGGAACTGGCTGGCTGAGTGCGGCCTGCAGCCGCTGCACCACACCGGCCCAATCAGACCCTGTGTCCTGACGGTAGACGCGCATTTCCGGGTACCACGGGCTGTCGTCCCGGCCCAGCAACCAGCGCCAGTCAGGGCTATAGGGCAGCATCAACCACACCGGTTTGCCTAGCGCTGCCGCCACGTGAGCTACTGAAGTGTCGACCGCAATCACCAGATCCATATGGGAGATGAGCGCCGCTGTTTCTGCGAACGAGGTGAGTTGATCGGCCCAAAGCCGGATGCCCATGGCAGCGGGATCCAGCGCCAGATCAGCCGCCCTGAACTCCTTTTGCAGGCAATGAAACTCGGCATCCATTCGCAAGAGCGGCTCCAGGAGCTGCAGAGACATCGATCGGTTGTGGTCATTCTTGTGTTCCGGCCGACCGGACCAGACCAGCCCCACACGTTTGCGTGAGGAGGGACCCACACGCTGGCCCCATTGGACGACCAACTGCTCGTCTGCGGCCAGATAGGGAGTCGCCGTTGGCACCGTTGCAGGAGTCGTTTTCAAAGCCCACGGCAAGCTGAGCAATGGACACTGGTAATCGAATGCAGGGAGGGGATCGCCCTGCCGCAACCAAACATCCACCCCTTCCAGCGAATGCAAAAGTGGCAGCAAGGGCGGCTGGACTTCCATGACCACATGGGCACCCCGTTGCTTCAACAGCTTGGCGTAGCGGCAGAACTGCACGGTATCGCCCAAGCCTTGCTCCGCATGTAAGAGTATGGTTTTGCCTTGCAGGCTTTGCTCACCTGTCCACAAAGGCTGGACGAAGGGGCGAACCGATGCCTGCAGCTGCTCGGTTTTCCAGCGCCATTCATAGTGCGCAAAGCCCTCGTCGAACTCGCCACGCAACAGGTGGCAGATGGCGAGGTTCAAATGGGCACCGCTGTTGTCCGCCTTCAATGCCAGCGCGCGGCGGTTCATGGCCATGGAAGCATCCAGGTCCATCATCTCTTTGAACAAGGTGGAGCAGTTCACCAGCGCGTCGATGAAGTCCGGCTCCAGGGCAATAGCCTTTTGGTAGCTCTGCAAGGCTTCCTGCATGCGGCCCATTCGCTTGAGCAGCACGCCGCGATTGGACCAAGCTTCGGCATAGGAAGGCCGCAGATCTACGGCTTTGTCGTAGGCCGCCAAGGCTTCCTCAAAGCGCTCCATCTCGCGCAGGGCGTTGCCCATGTCGAGGCAGGCCACCGTCATATCGGCTTGGCAAGAGAGTGCTTGGGTGAACGCATCCACTGCGTCCTGCCATTGCTTCAGGTCGTTGTAGGCCAGTCCCAGGCCGTGCCAGCTTTGGGCATATCCAGGCTGCAGCGCTAGCGCCTTGCGGTAAGACTCAATTGCCTGCAAACTTTGTCCAGCATCACGCAAAGCGTTGCCACGGTTACCCCAGGCCTGTGCAAAGTCGGGTTGAATGTCCAGCGCCTGGTCGTAAAGGTCCAAGGCCTCCTGCGGACGCCCCAGTGCACGCATGACCAAGCCCAGGTTGGACAGCAAGGCCGCATTGCGGGGTGAAAGCACCAAGGCTCTCTCAAGGAGCAGCAGCGCCAATGCGTGGCGGCCAAGTCGATGCTGTACAAGCCCCCGCACATGCAGCGCTTCTGCATGGTCAGGCTCTTGTTTCATCAGTTGCTCTAGCGCTTCGTCTGCACCGGTAAAGTCACCCTTGGTGAAGTGCTGCACAGCTGCCTGGAACAAATCATCCACAGGCGTCGCATGTACCGCTTGGAACGCAGCCATGGTGGAAGTCTCAGGGCGTGTCGCGTTGCGGGCTCAGGAGCTCGTCGATGTACGACACCACTGAGTCAGCTGGCACTCCGGCCTTGTTGAACAAGCGTAAGCGTTGAAAAATGTGGTCGTAGCGGGCCTGAGCGAGATCACGTTGAGCTTGGAAAACCTTGCGCACCGCTTCCAGCACATCAGCGTTGGTGCGGAGCCCGGAAGCCTGCCCTTTGAGCGTGCCCTCCAGCGCGGTGCGACTGGCGTCCAGTACATCTTCATACGCCAGCAGCTTGGACTTGCCCGTCTGAATGACCTGGAACAAACGGCTCACCTCCACCTCAAGGCTTCGCTTTTCATTCAGCCACTCCGCCTCAGCCTTTGATTTTTCAGCGATTGCTTGCGTGACCGCCGCTTTCACTGCACCGCCGCTGTAAATCGGAATATTCAGCTGAAGACCAATCGCACTCTGGTTGACGGTCTGATTGAGACTGCTGACCGATTCGTTCCGGCTGTTGGAAACACTGGCCACCAGGTCAAGCCGTGGCATATGACCCGCGTTGCTCCGGGCAACCAAGGCATCGGCAGCATCCACGAGGTAACGGCGCGCTTGGACGTCAGGATTGGCAGCTACCGCCTTCTCCTGCCACTCCTGGAGTGTGGCGGGCACGAGAGGTGGCGGGGTGAATTCATCCCCCAAGCGCACCAGAAATGGCTGATTGAGGCCCGTCAGAGAGTTGAGCAGTTCCCGGGCGTTCGTCATCTGGTCTTTGGAATCAGCCCATTGCGCCATCGTCAGGCTCAGGTTGGCGCGGGCCTCTGCCACCTCGGTGCGGGTACCTTCACCTTGTTCAAAGCGTCGGCGCATCAAGTTGCGCTGGGCTACTGTGGCATGCACTTGGGCGTGCAAAGACAGGAAAGCATCCTCCGCCAGCATGCGCTGCAGGTAGGCCACGGCCAGTCGATCCACCAGTTCTGCCTTGCGGGTCAGGAAAGTAGCCTCGGCATTGCCCACCTGCGCATTGGCCTGACGGACGCGAGCTCTGCCCTCCAAATTCAACAATGGCGCCCGCAAACTGATGCTTTGTGTGGGGGCCCGATAATCCAAGTTGTTGGATTTAGATGCGCCACCGGCCACGTCATAGTCTTGCGTGCCCTGCACAGACGTCTCTGAAATTGTGGCGTTCACTGACGGCAGCACACTGCTGCGAGCCAAGGGCAAGGCTTGTTGCCCCGATGCCAAAGCAGCTTTGGCGGCTTGGAACTTGGCATCGTTCTCCAGAGCTGCCGCATAGGCTTTCTCGAACTCACCACCATGCACAGCGGACAGCCCGCCCAAGCAAACCAGACTTGCCAGTGCGATACGACCCACCTGAGTGTTGAGCAGCTTCATGGCTCGATCAGGGCCCGGTGCATGCGGTCCGTCAGTGGCTTGAGCAGGTAGCTCATGAATGTGCGTTCCCCTGTTTTGATGAAAACGTCCGCCGGCATGCCGGCTTTCACTTCCTGATGCTGCAATTTTTGCATTCCGTCGGGCGTCACTTCAACTATCAGCTTGAAGTAATTGGCATTCTGCCTTGAATCCGTCGCAGCATCGGCAGCGACCTGGACCACACGCCCGTTGATACGCGGCGTGGTTGACTGATTCAGTGCACTGAACAGGATGCTGACTTCCATATCGACCTTGACCTTGTCGATCAGGTTGGTGGCCAGGGGCGTTTCAATCCGGAGTACGTCGTCCTTGGGGAAGATTTCCATGAGTGGCATGCCATTGCTCACCACGCCGCCCACCGTATGGACACTCAGGCTCATGACGGTACCACTGACAGGTGCCCGCACCTCCGCGTTGTTCACCTCGAACTCCAGCCCCCGCATGCGTCCTTCCAACGAGGCCGCTTCGCGCTGAACATCGGACAACTGGGACTCAATGTCTTTGCGCTGCTCCTGCTGGCGGGCGGCAATTCTGGCGCGCCCCTCAGCAATGGCCTGGCGTGTCTTGCCAGCGCTGTTGAGATCCTCCGCCACGCCGCCTTGGATGCTGGCAAACAGCCGCTCCTGCTCAGACACCCTGTTGCGGGGGTAGAAGCCATCATCCGCCAGGGACTTCTGATTGCGCAGTTCCTCACGCAGCATCCGGCTCTGGGTTTCTTTTGAATACTTCGCAGCTTCCTGGCCTTGCACCTGGTATTCCAAGCCTCTCAGGGCGGCTTCCATGCTTTGCAATTCGTTGCTGCGCAGCTGACGGCGCGACTCCAAAAGCCGGCTTTGCAGGGCCATGACCTCGACGACGCGGGTGTCTTCGCCCAGTTCCAACAGAGCAGGTGGAAAGTCGATAGAAGCGCGCCCTCGCTGCTCAGCCTCCAGGCGAGCTTGGGTTGCCATGGCCACCAACCATTGGCCACGGACAATATCCAGCTGGGCCCTGGCCGAGGTGTCGTCCAATCGCACAAGCACCTGCCCTGCCTGCACCTGCGCGCCATCCCCCACCAGTATCTCGGACACTTTTCCGCCGGTCAAAGGCTGCACCAGCTTGCGACTGCCGCTTACCACCACGGTTCCTGATGAGGAAACGGCAGCATCCAAGGGCGCCATGGTCGCCCAAGCCATGAAGGCACCAAACCCGAAAATGAGCAAGAGCCAGCCCCACCGGATCGGGCGCGCATCGTTCAGGTCGACTTGGACGGTCGTACCGAAGGGGGATTCGTTCAACAACGTGCTCATGTCAATCACTGAACTTGAGGTTGAACGGAGGCATGCCACTCGCCGGATCGGGCTCGGGCGCAGCTTTGCGCGCAGGTGGCTCCGCGCGCACGGGCTCTAAGGCAGGCGCGGGGGCCGGCGGAGCCTGCTTGTTGACCAGGACAGGCGGCACCGCGCCACGAGGTGGCCCGGCAGAATTGGCTGCCGCGGGTACCGGCGCGGGCGCTTCCATCGCCCTGCCATTGAGGGCAGCCAGCACCTCTTCGCGCGGGCCGAATGCAGCAATGACACCGTCACGCAGCACCATCAATTTGTTGGCGGCCCCCAAGGCTGATGGCCGGTGGGTGATGATGACCGAGGTACGCCCCCGGGAGGACAGGTCTTTGATGGCGTCCGTGAGGGCTTTTTCCCCCATGTCGTCCAGGTTGGAATTCGGCTCATCCAACACCACCAACACCGGGTCGCCATACAGCGCTCGTGCCAGCGCGATGCGCTGGCGCTGCCCACCCGAGAGGGCCGCCCCGCCTGCACCCACCGGGGTGTCATACCCTTGTGGCAAGCGCAAGATTTGCTCATGGAAGCCCACACGCTGGGCGGCCACCACGACAAGCTGCGGATCTATCTCGCCGAAGCGGGCAATGTTTTCAGCCACTGTTCCGTCAAACAATTCGATGTCCTGCGGCAGGTAGCCAATGTATGGACCCAGTTCCTGCTTGTTCCAACGGAACAAGTCTGCGCCATCCAGGCGCACTGTGCCGGAGAGTGCGGGCCAAATGCCCACCAGCAGGCGTGCCAATGTGGACTTGCCGGCGCCGCTGGCACCGATCACTGCCACCGAGTCGCCGGCCTGCAACTGAAAGCTGATCTGCTTGATGATGGCAGTCCGGCCACCGGGCGCTGCGGTGGCGACATTCTCAAACGCAACCTGCCCGCTCGGTGCGGGCAAGGGCATGGCGGGCGGACGCGCGGGGAAAAGATGCAAAAGCTCCTTGAGTCTCTGGTACGCGGACCCCGTCGCAGCCAATGAGGCCCAGTTGCCTACCAAGCCCTCCGCCGGAGCCAGCGCTCTACTGGTCAGGAGAGACACGGCAATCATCATGCCCCCGGTCATCTTGCCCTCCAGCACCAGCAAGGCGGCCAGCCCCAGCGACAAGGACTGCATGGAGATTCGGACAAATTTGGTGAGGTTGCCCATGACCGCGGCCCGGTCGCTTGCTCGGGCCTGCAGTCCGATTTCTTGCGTATGCAGCTTTTGCCACCGGCGCTGAATCTGGCCCAGCATGCCCATGGCTTCAATGACCTCAACGTTTTGCAGATGGCTACTGAGCTCCCGCTGCGATTGCATGCTGTACTTCTGGGCCTCACCCAGCGCAGACTTGGCCAGCTTTTCATTGAGCCAGGTGATGGCCACCAGCACCAAGGCACCGGCCATGGTGAAGATCGCGGCCTCTGTGGAGAAGGACGCAATG
Encoded here:
- a CDS encoding HlyD family type I secretion periplasmic adaptor subunit; the encoded protein is MSTLLNESPFGTTVQVDLNDARPIRWGWLLLIFGFGAFMAWATMAPLDAAVSSSGTVVVSGSRKLVQPLTGGKVSEILVGDGAQVQAGQVLVRLDDTSARAQLDIVRGQWLVAMATQARLEAEQRGRASIDFPPALLELGEDTRVVEVMALQSRLLESRRQLRSNELQSMEAALRGLEYQVQGQEAAKYSKETQSRMLREELRNQKSLADDGFYPRNRVSEQERLFASIQGGVAEDLNSAGKTRQAIAEGRARIAARQQEQRKDIESQLSDVQREAASLEGRMRGLEFEVNNAEVRAPVSGTVMSLSVHTVGGVVSNGMPLMEIFPKDDVLRIETPLATNLIDKVKVDMEVSILFSALNQSTTPRINGRVVQVAADAATDSRQNANYFKLIVEVTPDGMQKLQHQEVKAGMPADVFIKTGERTFMSYLLKPLTDRMHRALIEP
- a CDS encoding FkbM family methyltransferase, with amino-acid sequence MNYVKRPSPFVILSTSQGTLITNKNDYRMIDATRGYGVGWQLFNQGCFDPDEVGAAIKLLNIRHKHFGDGVVGLDCGANLGVHTVEWAKALYGRGSVIAIEAQERIYYALAGNIAINNCFNAKAIHGAIGAEEGVLDIPVPDYLQPASFGSLELRQTAKSEFIGQAINAERNQRVRMLTIDSLDLKRLDFIKIDVEGMELEALAGGRNTIMRHKPVMLIESIKTDKVALLKFLEEHGYQTFPMGINVLAVHSTDPTREQISIQN
- a CDS encoding tetratricopeptide repeat protein, producing the protein MAAFQAVHATPVDDLFQAAVQHFTKGDFTGADEALEQLMKQEPDHAEALHVRGLVQHRLGRHALALLLLERALVLSPRNAALLSNLGLVMRALGRPQEALDLYDQALDIQPDFAQAWGNRGNALRDAGQSLQAIESYRKALALQPGYAQSWHGLGLAYNDLKQWQDAVDAFTQALSCQADMTVACLDMGNALREMERFEEALAAYDKAVDLRPSYAEAWSNRGVLLKRMGRMQEALQSYQKAIALEPDFIDALVNCSTLFKEMMDLDASMAMNRRALALKADNSGAHLNLAICHLLRGEFDEGFAHYEWRWKTEQLQASVRPFVQPLWTGEQSLQGKTILLHAEQGLGDTVQFCRYAKLLKQRGAHVVMEVQPPLLPLLHSLEGVDVWLRQGDPLPAFDYQCPLLSLPWALKTTPATVPTATPYLAADEQLVVQWGQRVGPSSRKRVGLVWSGRPEHKNDHNRSMSLQLLEPLLRMDAEFHCLQKEFRAADLALDPAAMGIRLWADQLTSFAETAALISHMDLVIAVDTSVAHVAAALGKPVWLMLPYSPDWRWLLGRDDSPWYPEMRVYRQDTGSDWAGVVQRLQAALSQPVPASAL
- a CDS encoding TolC family outer membrane protein; its protein translation is MKLLNTQVGRIALASLVCLGGLSAVHGGEFEKAYAAALENDAKFQAAKAALASGQQALPLARSSVLPSVNATISETSVQGTQDYDVAGGASKSNNLDYRAPTQSISLRAPLLNLEGRARVRQANAQVGNAEATFLTRKAELVDRLAVAYLQRMLAEDAFLSLHAQVHATVAQRNLMRRRFEQGEGTRTEVAEARANLSLTMAQWADSKDQMTNARELLNSLTGLNQPFLVRLGDEFTPPPLVPATLQEWQEKAVAANPDVQARRYLVDAADALVARSNAGHMPRLDLVASVSNSRNESVSSLNQTVNQSAIGLQLNIPIYSGGAVKAAVTQAIAEKSKAEAEWLNEKRSLEVEVSRLFQVIQTGKSKLLAYEDVLDASRTALEGTLKGQASGLRTNADVLEAVRKVFQAQRDLAQARYDHIFQRLRLFNKAGVPADSVVSYIDELLSPQRDTP
- a CDS encoding type I secretion system permease/ATPase, translated to MVSPNPSSPDELRHALRQLRSAFVTVAVFSGFLNLMMLAPSLYMMQVYDRVLGSRNETTLFVLTLLVLGAYLFMAALETIRSWILVRVSARLDHLLGLRVLSATFERMLRQPGNSSTQPLHDLTTLRQSLTGPGLIAVFDAPWAPLYLLIIASFSTEAAIFTMAGALVLVAITWLNEKLAKSALGEAQKYSMQSQRELSSHLQNVEVIEAMGMLGQIQRRWQKLHTQEIGLQARASDRAAVMGNLTKFVRISMQSLSLGLAALLVLEGKMTGGMMIAVSLLTSRALAPAEGLVGNWASLAATGSAYQRLKELLHLFPARPPAMPLPAPSGQVAFENVATAAPGGRTAIIKQISFQLQAGDSVAVIGASGAGKSTLARLLVGIWPALSGTVRLDGADLFRWNKQELGPYIGYLPQDIELFDGTVAENIARFGEIDPQLVVVAAQRVGFHEQILRLPQGYDTPVGAGGAALSGGQRQRIALARALYGDPVLVVLDEPNSNLDDMGEKALTDAIKDLSSRGRTSVIITHRPSALGAANKLMVLRDGVIAAFGPREEVLAALNGRAMEAPAPVPAAANSAGPPRGAVPPVLVNKQAPPAPAPALEPVRAEPPARKAAPEPDPASGMPPFNLKFSD
- a CDS encoding FkbM family methyltransferase yields the protein MAYLSFTRNFEDVMINRALAAVDKGFYVDVGGYMPISDSNTCALYQRGWRGIVVEPQARLHPQWAKHRPEDILVGAAVGESDGEVTFNEFPWNDQAATIAPDIVAMHQREGREVKSYTVPLVTLNSLLEKYRPQGEVHLLSIDVEGAEKSALNGLDRSRFRPWLIVLESVLPNRPQANYGEWEHLLLNTGYVFVYFDAVNRFYLAKEHLDLQAHFSYPPCVWDNFVDHRLNHAQQVAAQAQAELAQLKARLRELAG